gtgtgtgtattggcgtttctctctctcacacacacacatactgatgtAGGTCTCCAACAAAACCAGATGTGAGAATTGAAGGAGATTTGCCGCACTCTGttagagagagtgcgtgtgtgagagagagggaccatCTCCATGCTATAATTTGAGGGTTTACCTCCTACCCTCATTCTGAAGGCTAACTCAGGACTGTGTTGAGGGGGGGGGGTATTTTGACTGAGATCGGTTTGATTGACGGCTGACGTCAGTCTCAGTCCCCGCCCTCCCCGGCAATGTCTACAAACTGCAGCTCCCAAAGTCCACTCACTATTCCACCGGGAAACTGGGCAGGCAGGCGGgccgagagagaggagagtgatgGCCTGGATTGTACAGTTTACCGCCTGGGCGCTCGCCCTCCGCACTGCTGCCGCTTTCTACACCTCCAAGCTCCATCCGCCCAACCAGGGTAAGTCGGATcgtctccccccacctccccactgcGGAACTTGGGAGGATTTGTGAACTTGGAGCGGAGCGTTCCCCTGCTCCCAGCCAGTGCACTGGGGCAATAGCACACACAACGTTGGGAGGGCAGCGCAGGAGCAGAAAGGCAGATACCCAGAGCCTTGCTCTTAAAGTCTGCCcacctttctctccctcactccttccctctttCTCCATGGCTTTTGCTCCACGGGCCAGCTCGCTCTCCCGAACCTATTTAAACTGTTCGAGCGGGCTCCCCTCCAACTCTTTTACCCCGTCTGTCCCAGGGAAGTGCCCTTCTTGGTCAGAGGGgtgcccccttcccctccctcagtACATGAAGGACAGTCCACACCTTCCGCAGTCCCGACCCTAACCCAACACCTTCAGGAATCGACCGTGGGAGCTGCGTTCACAAAATGACCAgcatttgtgtgcgtgtgtgtgtgttcggcTGCTCACACCGAGCAAAGAACTCGAGCGTTGGAAATAAGAAACAGTTCAAGGTTGCGCAGCGTTGCCATCTGAATGGGGATTTTACAAGGTTGCTATATTTGAGGGAAAACACACACTTTTCACAGCAATCGGGTCATTGAAATGAAGCAACAGCGGGTTAACTGTTTTCCTTAAgtgctttttaaaaagtttttttctgggtgtttggggCAGAGAGAAACACAAAAGGCAGAGATTCTGGTTTTGCGGCGAGCTCTGTTCAATATTCAGACCATGTCCTCTGTCCTTCATTGTCCTCCCGCAGTGTAGCCCATGTTTCAGCACATCTCCAGCACAGCCAGTCAGTAATTCACAGTCACTCCGCCCCCGGGAGTGgcattcagtcccttcacccactttcccctgcaacctcccccaccccctcccccgctGTGCCCAGTCAGGTGCCAGTTAGCAGAAGTTAAGTGGGTGCTTTCTAACAATTCCTGAACTCAGGCATTGCTGGGGGGGGGCACTCGATAACGGTGCCCCTCTAACAATTGCGGCTGGCATTCAGAGGTGCTCTCGCCCTGAGGAAAATCATGTGTTAGGAGGAAATTTCCCACTCTCCTATCAAACATCCATTGGCTCCTTGCTTCCTGAAGCCCCCCAGATTGGGGTTGAGGGGGTTGATCTTACACACTGTACCGCTTGACAGACCCGAGTTCTTCCAATGAATATTCTTCTCTGTCTCCCCTTGTCCTTGCCAAGAGTTAGTGACAGGGAGCGAGTGCGGGCTTCCTACCTGACCGTTGAAACCCTGCCTCCACTAGATCAAGTCAAGCCCTGTTCTTTCAATCACACCGAAAAACACTGACCGCTGGGGTCGTGAGTGTCGCTGAACACTACCGCCCAGTCAGGGAGTGGGCATTAACGAACCGCCCGGTGCACGCACATTCTGCataacattagattacttacagtgtggaaacaggcccttcggcccaacgagtccacaccgacccgccgaagcgcaacccacccatacccctacatttacccctttacctaacactacgggcaatttagcatggccaattcacctgacctgcaggtctttgtgactgtgggaggaaaccggagcacccggaggaaacccgcgcagacacggggagaacgtgcaaactccacacagacagtcgcctgaggcgggaattgaacccgggtctcaggcgctgtgaggcagcagtgctaaccactgaagagGACAGTCTTAAAAACGTTGCCATTTCTACCAAACTCAAACATTTTCATGCTGGAAATGCTCTCGCTGGGTTGAAGGTGTTTGGAAATAAGcaggaattttgtttttttttggtggggtgggggtggtgtcagCCTTTCTTTACTGTTACATTTCTGCTGATGGCTTGCTCTCTCACTCCACGCAGTGATTTTGTTGGACTCCAGGTCTGTCCAGGGCGAGCTGGGCTGGGAGGCGTTTCCCTCCGAAGGCGGGGTGAGTATGCCAAACGTTGAGACTCTCCTTTGCAGGTTGAGAATGATTCCGTTGCCAAATCCCtgttggagggggagggagggtcacgtTTCCGAAAGGCTTCTCTTCCCCTTCCCCCGAACTGAATCGCACTctgtcccggggggggggggtgtagaatGATACCTCCCCCCGAAGGGGAGGGAGCGATCCAGCCTTAGAAGCCCGAGAGGCAAAGCCGAGCTGGTTGAGCAGAACGGGGTGGCCTTTATCAATGCTCACATGGTTCCGAAAGCCCATGATCAACTCATGagatcctccccccccccccccccccggtccaCCCAGAGCGGGGTTAGAGTACACAGTCACAATGGCTCGCTGTTAAAACCGACTCCAAATACCTCGGAAGAACCCACGCAGTCATCATTCAGGCAATTACTGAAGGGTGGATCACAACCAGCGGGAAAGTGGCTGGACGGTGGGCACCGGTTGAATGTGGGAGTGATTCCATTTGTGGGtgcagttggggggggggggggctgaccGGTGCCTGGTGCTAAGTTCGGGGAGCTGGGGGGGAAGTCAGACCTCCGCCCCACCTTCACTTCGAGACAAGCGACAATTGGCAGACAGAAGCGAGGCAACTTGTGCCATCGACCCAGGCTAAAGGACTAGCCATTGCAACTCTTCCCCACGACACTGTGTAGGCAAACAACCGAGCCTGAATCCTCTTATTTTTTAGGGAAAGAATGGCAAATTTTCTTTCCAATTTCCCTCTAAGAAAATGTGCAAACGAGATAGTCGAATACAGTTTGAATCGAGGTAGATTCCCACAGTTCGAAATACTTTGCCGATGCTTTAGTTGTCGTTAAACGTCTGCAGTGCGTTATTTCTCTCACTGATTGGAATTGCATTACCGATTCTATTGCACAGACCCAGACAGTGGTTTGTGAAGAAGGTTGGCAGGGAGGGTTAGCTTTGGTTGCATCTTTCCCTTGCATTTGCGCGTTGCTGGCTGTGGAACGGGAATCCCGGTTCCAGGCCGGTTGACAGCAGAGTGGGGGGTGAGACAGTAGCAAAGCACCGTCTGCCAGCCAGTGTCCTCCTTTCGCTGGGCGGTGGGTAATTTTTATCTCAGTCAGAGTCAGACATCCCCATTCGAAGCAAACATCCCAGGCAAGGCCACTGGCTGCAGAGGGAACTGTCTCATCTCAGAGGAGCTGGAGTGGAGGCGGTAGAGCATGGCAATCTTTAATGAACCGATATGAGTCTGACTGATGGGCCAGTTCCTAAAGTCTGCTCGTGGCCATAGCTGCGGGCGGATAGGACACttttttgttgtttattatttACACAACGGAGTTTAACATTGAAACGCTTTTCATTTAATTGAGAGGTTGGTTGCTTCCACAACAGGTGCTTCAACTCTATTTATAAACCCTTGTGAAAAATTAAACAGGCCCCTGTTTCCCCGCCGCACAAAGTGACGCATTTCTTTAGATTTCCCTGGGTCAGTGTTTTAATATAATACAGGGGAAAAAAATTGACTTTACGTTTTCAAATACAAGTTGTCATAACATGGTGAAGCAACCAACAGTATTTACCCCGAAATGTATGATTTACAATAAAcgcaatggaaaaaaaaatctgtacttgtacctttttaaaaatgtatatgaGCGCTTAAAATTAATTAACACGGGCGGCGAGGCACTGGAGTGGTTTGAGCAGCATACAATTATTCTGAGCAGTTGATGAAGGTTGTCGGGGATGAGAGGCAGACGTGACCCTGCCGTGTAGCTTGATTTGAAGCCAGCTTCTAATTAGAGTTTATCGTTTTGTCTCTAACAAGATTTAACACATTGCTGATAAATTAAACCCTGGTACCCAATCTCCCGGGAGCTCCGAATGGCGCGATGGCCACTGAATCTTTATTAATTCCACGGCAAGTCAGGGTAATGACCGAGATATTATGGGACTGACATGAGGATTCATGTGTGGCAAGACAGCAGGTGCACTGTCTCCACTTTCTCTAATTAAACCTAACCAGCCACACTGACAAATGCGGAATGAAAGGTTACGCTCAGCCTTCAGTTAAATACCATCCGAATCCAGGCTATATTCTGCACTGAGCACACAACTCATCCTTTCCCGTTTGAAACAAATACATGCAGACTGATTATGAATGTAAATGCAGTGTATTGTCATGacgtaactttttttttaaaagcaatctGTTTTAAAACAATTCAACTACATATTTACagcagttttcttttaaaaactgtacTGCAACGAGTTATTGATCAAATTGGTTCCACCATAAATAAATTGGGATTCATTCAAAACTCACTACCCTCGACTTCTGATTATGCCCATAAATTAccaatttttttttagcttttacAAAGCCACCTCTGCAACATTTTCCAGTACTGTTTCCATCCTCTGTCGTTCTATCCCAAGTACCTTGCACATTTTGTCCATCCCTTTCCCATGGCTGTATCCTTCTGCATTGATTTTACGGTTCATCATCAAGAAATGTCTGGAAGCCTAtgtcaccatcagtcatctcccTTAAAATTTTATTGTTCCATGgcatctgcctctcccttcaGAAAGCACCTTATAATACCTGTAATTATTTGATGTACAAAAATGTATGTTATTTACTCAATGTTTAACCAACCAGCTCCATTTAATGTCCATCATGACTGGTTTTATCGAAAGCAGAATGAGACAAAGTCTTGGGCAATGTAGATTACACTTTTGGAGAAATGCTTGCAGTGTGTAATTTTACATTAATGACGGTAAATTGCAATACACCATTGTATGTAGACATGGAAGTAAAAGATGGATGCATTTGTTTTAACAGTGGGAGGAAGTAAGTATCATGGATGAGAAGAATACTCCAATTCGTACGTACCAGGTCTGCAATGTAATGGAAGCAAATCAAAATAACTGGCTGAGGACTGATTGGGTCCCTCGTGAGGGAGCCCAGAGAGTTTACATAGAGATTAAGTTTACCCTTAGGGACTGCAACAGTCTGCCAGGTGTCATGGGAACATGCAAAGAGACATTTAACCTATTTTACTTTGAGTCAAATAACGATAATGAGTGGTATATCTCAGAAAACCGGTACATAAAGATTGACACCATTGCAGCTGATGAGAGTTTTACCCAAGTCGATATTGGCGATCGTGTGATGAAATTGAATACTGAAGTCCGGGATGTAGGACCACTGACTAAGAAAGGCTTCTACTTGGCATTTCAAGACGTAGGTGCCTGCATTGCCTTGGTATCTGTCCGTGTTTTCTACAAGAAATGCCCACTGACAGTACACAACTTGGCACAGTTCCCAGATACCATCACAGGCGCTGACACCTCATCCCTTGTGGAAGTCCGTGGTTCATGTGTGAACAACTCTGAGGAAAAAGATGAGCCAAAAATGTATTGTGGTGCGGATGGAGAATGGCTCGTGCCCATTGGCAACTGCCTGTGTAACACTGGATATGAAGAACAGAATGGAGAGTGCCAAGGTAGGATACAATAGTATATTTGAACTTACTTCATTTTGACTTTGTACATAAGTAATTTCGTTAGTGATAAGATTGTATGGTGTAAACAGGGATAATTAGCTGGTCCAGTGGGacattaaaagatggaaaaatgtaattaacaatttaatatttaaaaaatagATTGTCCTTGAAACTGGTATTCGATGATATGTCACTGGGCTTGTGTCTAATTCCTTGATGTAACTCATTTGTAAGTAACCTCTTGTTGGTCATGGTGATGCCATACTGACTTCTGTTCCAATATCGTATCATTCACAAGGACATAAAGTTACAATGATATTTTAGTATAACTATATTTttgtaaaaatgttaatttaTCATTTATCATGATATCATTTATCTAAACATCGCAATCTTGTTGATTAATGAGGAATTGTTGCTGCAAATTTCCATTGTAGTTAATGCATCTAAAGGTAAGTGCAAAGTTCAAGTgacaccccccccaaaaaaaatgttaatgataaaaaaaattgattctTTTTTAGTAGAGGTTTTAGATTAGGAACATTACACACTGATTTAACAGAATATCATTTGGTTTCtgctaaagaaaagaaaatacagtaTGTAACATGAGGATCAAAAGGAATGGTATGAAACCATTTTTACAGTGAATAATCTAATTTTAGAAATTAATGAATTTTTTTTGATTTGAGCTGCTAACAAAAAAATAATGTAATCATAGTGcttgtgtacatgtgtgtacatgtgtgtacaGTAAAATTACACTTTAAGAAAAAGCTGGAGCACCATGAAATTGCAAAATGTCTGTCAAATCCATTTAATAGTTTTAACCAGAAGTGCTTTATTTTCTTACATAATTTCAATCTTTAAGTATCCCTACATTCCCTTTTCCATGAGTTGTACTGTTTGGGTTCACTACattttaatgtgggaaaagaaTTACCAGCCACCTTTTTCATTTATTTCATAGAATTTGTAATCTATCTAGTTTGGCCATACTGGGGATGATCAAGAGTTGAAGATATGGAGCTGAATGGATCATTATTGGATTGTCCTGATTTAATAAcagaatgagttttttttaaacttgtattAACATTTTGTGTAGCTAATTATGTTGCTCTGTTCAAAAAGAGCCTTGTGACAGATACTAATGGACAATATAGAAGAGAGTACAGTTCTATCCTTGAGCATAACCAAATGTTTTATTGAGTGACAGAATCCAGGCCACTCTTTGAACTTGGCACAGATACAGCACCAGTAGAATTTATCATCCTATCCTTTTTCTGAAACTACATTGTCATTTAAAGAGGATGAATCAGAATATTGTAATTGATAATCCAGTGATAAATTATCCTCCAGTTTCAGATCAGTCATTGCAGTTCTTGCGAAATAAAAAGCAATGTAATTTATAGGAAGAAGTGAGGGTTAAGGGCATAATTCAATATTGAAAGACCATTCAAATTGtaaccacttttttaaaaaaattctaatgcaATTGATGCAGTTTTTTGATCAAGCCAAGAAGGCTACATTAGGTATAATAAAGTGATGATGCACATTTCCAAAAGGGCTAAAGATCATTTTGTTACCTTCTGTCTTCAATCTGAAGttcattttgttttataaagTTAAATAGATTATCTTTTTTTTCATAAATGTAAAAATCCAACTTTTGCTGTGACATAATTGACAAGGTGTCTCTGTAGGGGACCAGGGTTcattctccaccccccccctcccccaacctacACTTCCCCTATATActcgcccccccctcccccctccccaccacctccacccaccccagCCCCATTTGATTCAAGTAAAACTGACTGTTTGAATCTTTTTGAATAGGAACTGCCCCTATTGTTTTTGCATGAGAGGACTCTGACGGGACAATTATGGAGCAGGGGTCAAGGGTCACTTACTTCCTCATCCATCTTCCTCCTGTCATTAGGGGTCAGAGTTAGATTGATTAAGATCTCATGGTGTGACAAAAGCCTGGCAATCAGCAGTGGTGGCTGCTTATTGTGATTGCAGTCACCAACGCTGGTCATCTGCTGGGGCCTGAGACCTCATGGGACAGAATTACATTTCCTCTTCCAGTTGTCACTTTCAGCAGAATGTGTTAATACTTGAAAGAATTGAAAGATTGGAAGGGACGTATCTGAGGTTTCAAAGTGACAGACGGGTATTGTCTGTGCCACCTGCAAGTTCATATGAAAGGGGCAATGGTGTCTGACAGACTGCCTGATAAGATAGCAAGGAGAAGAGAGTCTAGTGATTGCATCGCTGATCAAATGCTACTGAAAACTGATCACAACACTTGATTTAACAGAAGTGAAGAAAATAACATAGTAATACTACCTTGCAGAATCTCAacaactcttttttttattttaatgaaccGCATTCCTAAATTTCCCAAGGAATCAAAGTCATGGTGTTTTGTGCTGCTTACAGAGCAGATTCCATTTGCCGGATGTTGAGTCAGTTCAGAAACTCCCCACTGATCCCTCCTTAATTATTGCTTCATTAAGATAATCctccatttgaaaaaaaatctcttaaTTATGATGCTGTGTTGTGAGTTTTATTAATCCAAATGAAAAAAATAATGGTTGTAGTCATGGAGCAGTCGTTGATGGAGCTAGACTTTCAAACATTgaggaaaataaacattttttggGGCCATGCCTTTTACTTGTTTTGACACGATAGCATCTCCAATCCAACTGAAAATAAATTGGGCAAGTCATAAATATGGGACTGCATCATTTCTGATGAGTGACAGAACAGTACTTGTATCCTAATGCACAATTACAGTACAGCCAAATTACAGAATGAGTAATTAATAGCCAACAAGTTTTGTAAAGCAGTTAAACAGCACTTACACAAAGTCAACAAAAGcaaccttcagtccaacatttCAGCAGTCTTAAAGGTGAACTGTCTTTATTGGAAAATGTTCAACACCTTTTTCTGTTTGCATTTACCAAGCAATAGATGTGAACCTCTGAAACAATCACTCGTAATTTCAGTACAACATTGTGATGAAATTGCAGCTTTCGCAGGTTACCTGGAATCTGGATCATTTCGATTCCACCTCGCAACTACGTTCTGGATAAATACGCTTATTATGTAGGCAGAACTGTCAAATCATTTTTAATAAAGATAGTTTCTTTAAAGTATAATCACAGAGTCTAATCGTTTTTGGTGTGTTGGATGAAGATACCTATTTATTCTTCTTCGATACTTAGTAATTTATCAAAACAAAATGGGTTATATTAGTGCAACGTAGGAGAAAAATTTGTAGAAATTTGGCCTATTGAAATAGTGGTTTTAATCATGTGATAGCTGTTCAGGATTCAAATACATATCAATATTCCTAACCAAACTATTACTGTGACTGCAACTTAAAACGCTGCAGTGGAAAAATTCCTTCTGAGCTCAGTACATGAGATTCACATGCAGGATGCTGGTGTTTTACT
The Hemiscyllium ocellatum isolate sHemOce1 chromosome 13, sHemOce1.pat.X.cur, whole genome shotgun sequence DNA segment above includes these coding regions:
- the epha4a gene encoding ephrin type-A receptor 4a isoform X3, translated to MAWIVQFTAWALALRTAAAFYTSKLHPPNQVILLDSRSVQGELGWEAFPSEGGWEEVSIMDEKNTPIRTYQVCNVMEANQNNWLRTDWVPREGAQRVYIEIKFTLRDCNSLPGVMGTCKETFNLFYFESNNDNEWYISENRYIKIDTIAADESFTQVDIGDRVMKLNTEVRDVGPLTKKGFYLAFQDVGACIALVSVRVFYKKCPLTVHNLAQFPDTITGADTSSLVEVRGSCVNNSEEKDEPKMYCGADGEWLVPIGNCLCNTGYEEQNGECQEFVIYLVWPYWG
- the epha4a gene encoding ephrin type-A receptor 4a isoform X2 — protein: MAWIVQFTAWALALRTAAAFYTSKLHPPNQVILLDSRSVQGELGWEAFPSEGGWEEVSIMDEKNTPIRTYQVCNVMEANQNNWLRTDWVPREGAQRVYIEIKFTLRDCNSLPGVMGTCKETFNLFYFESNNDNEWYISENRYIKIDTIAADESFTQVDIGDRVMKLNTEVRDVGPLTKKGFYLAFQDVGACIALVSVRVFYKKCPLTVHNLAQFPDTITGADTSSLVEVRGSCVNNSEEKDEPKMYCGADGEWLVPIGNCLCNTGYEEQNGECQACKVGYYKALSTDPSCSKCPPHSSSTQEASTSCTCERGYFRAENDPLSMPCTRSLLCY